From the Lathyrus oleraceus cultivar Zhongwan6 chromosome 3, CAAS_Psat_ZW6_1.0, whole genome shotgun sequence genome, the window AACAATAATTGAAGAATTTTTAACTCATGATGAACTATTTTGTCTAACATATATATAGAACTCTATACGGTCCCCTACATAGCTCAAAGAAAATGGAGCCAAACCTTAAAAAGTTGTCACTAGATTCATATGTCGAGTCATTGCAATAAGTAATCCACGCATTCACGCAATCAAAGACATCAATGGTCAGTGGATCGAGATCGTACATTTTAAGTTTGtatttcaattaaaaaaaaatagatcGTCTGATCTCGATCCAACGACCACCAACACCTTTGACTGCGTGAATGTTTGGATTGTTGACCGTGACAAATTCACATTGCTTTTAAAGTTCTCACCTCGAATAACAGGAACTTGAAGAAGATTCTTCATGGCACAACGGTTCCTAGCATAATTTTCAACTCTCGGACATTGAAAAGGTTCATTCTCTATAAATCTTTGAAGAAGAACTTGAAATTGTTGAAACTCTCCAGCTACTTCATTGAACCTTCTGAATCCATATTGATCATTTTCCCATATCTTCAAAGCCTTTTCGTATTCCCAATGAAGGAATTCCCAAGACAGACATAAATGTCCCACATAAACCATTTCCAAATCACTGTATAATTCTCTTATGAACTTCTTCATTGGGTCAGCATCAATTTCTTTGTTACGTTTAAACAAGCTTGTGATTGTTGATGAAGATTTCTTGTGAACTGAAAATGATTGTAGTGGGTCCTTTAACTTCATAAGACctacaattttttttaaataatatgaATATTAAAATAATGACGATAACACATATTTTATGTAACATTAATACCTCTAAAAAATGTGTGTTGGTGACAGACACCGAGACTTGTGATTATGTgtattttattcatttttttcaaattattatcgATGTTAAAACATCGGTGTCGTGTCCTATATCCATGTCTGTGTCTATGCTTCATAGACTTCATATTATTAAAAGGAAAATAGCTTTCCAAACTTGTCTTGCATAATAAGGGTTGTTTATGggcaaaaagaaaaaagggtcATAGAAAAAGTTGGGTGGAGCATTATAATCAGTGCTACATCACAATGAGAAAGTGTGGTAGCTTTTTGCAATTAAATATTTGTTTATTAGTTCACATTGAAGGCTAGTTCACACATGTTTGAAATAATAAAATTTCTTTGGACTTAAATATCATTACTTTATTACCACCTAATATTTCTCATGAATTGTATTACAAAGTTACGAGTTTTCTCTCAAATTAAGGGTATAGCCGTCGCTAGCCAAATATAATCCCAGAGCAAAACTGTGTTTGGACTGACCATCTCAACATAAAAATTATTAGCATCTAGCGGAATTCAAACCTGAAACCTTTAAAAGAAGCACACTTTTTCATATTTTAATTGTATATGAACGAGTAACTAATTGATTATTGCAATTTTTAAACATCAATTGTTTTGTTTTGATATAAAAGCAAAAGGCTAAAAATCAATAAATATGCAACCAAAGGAGTTACTATACTTAAAAGAGTTAACAAACAAGAAAAGAGTCATAACATATGGCTATCTTTAGGAAAAATGCAAGCTACCACAAGCAATGGAGGATTTGGCATTAATGAGTGCAAAGTATAGAGAGCCAAGCATGTGACATGAAAAAGTTGCTCAATTCTTTAATGTCCAACACCCAATCCTACCACTCTTTCTAGCATTAACAAAATCTATAAGAAACCAACCATAAAAAAAGAGTAAAAAGAAAGTGAACAAGTGGGTCAAAACTCACTTTTGTGTCGCATAATTGGTTAATTCATGCTTTTACAATGTTCAACCAACCAGATTTAGTAGGGTCCTTTACCTCTCTCTACTTTTTAATGACTTAGATAAGGTAGGTTTTGATGATCAAGGGTGTTCAATGAAATTGTTTTCAACAAGAAAGTAAACAATTAAAAAATGTATGAACCACGAACACCAGACACGACACTAACACATTGACACCGTTCACTATTTTAAAAAATGATAAATTGAATTCGATACTGATACGAACATATCTTTTTTCAGAGGTGTCGGTTTAAAAAATTAAACCAAAGGTCACAATTCAAATTGTTCGAACCAGGACAAAACATTAGGAGAAAAACATAGAAAGTGTTTGTTCATGATTCAACTGGTTGAACCGTCCGACTCGTTTCGTTTCGGTAGTTAAAACATTGAGTTAAACTAAAATGAAAATTGCTAAAGAAAGGAAATAAACTTAAGGTAatgagaagaagaagaagaaaaaacaTACCTAGAGCATACATTTTCTGGTAATTCAAGATATCGAATTTTCTCATTCTTTCTCTGTAACTTCTGTAGAATTTCGGAAGCTCGTTTGTAGTACTACTGCCATGCTGAAATTTTTCATCAATTTTCCATGGCTTCAAATCTTCCATAATCCTCGGTGACTCGGCATCCTCGAAGATTGTAGGTAAACCAGTAGCTTTAACTTTCTTCAATTCCATCTTCAGCTGTTCTATCAGATCCTGATGCTCCCAAAGCGTGTCGAACCGGTTTGATTCCTCGAGATCAAAAGCTGTTACGCTCTTTGAATTTTGTTTCGCAGATTGTTCTTGTTTGATTTCTTCTTCCAATTTTCCAAGCTCATTCATTATATCTTCGTCTTCTTCGGCAAAATCATCCGGCTCATAACCAAAATCCAAACTTTCTAGGCTTTTGTCATCCTTAAAGTCCAAATCTTCTACACTTTCTTCATTGTTTCCCAATGTATCATGCTCGGTAGTTGTTCCGAAATCCGTGTCTGACAAAAAACCAGATTCCAAAGAACTCGTAGAATCTGTGTCAGAACTTGAACAAATGAAATCGTCATCTAATAGAAAATTCCGCTCATATGGTTCCGAATTCTTGAGCTTCTCCGACATTTCCTCTACGTTCATTTTTCCGGAGAAACTATCGAGAATTTTCCCATTAACAACCTCTTCACAATCATCTTGATTCAATTTCCTCTCAGATGATAAACAAGCTGACTCAAGCTTCTCTGACACTTCCTCTACGTACACTTTTTCGGCAAAACTATCAAGAATTTTCTCATCAACAACCTCTTCACAACATTCTCCGTTCAATTTCCTCTCAGGTGATAAACCAGCTGGCTCGAGCTTCTCTGACACTTCCTCTACGAGCAATTTTTCGGAGAAACTGTCAAGAACTTTTCCATTACCAACCTCTTCACAAATTTCTTCATTCAATTTCCTCTCATATGATAAACTAGTTGGCTCGAGCTTCTCTGACACTTCCTCAACGTGCGGCAATCTTTCGGAGAAACTATCAAGAATTTTCTCATCAACAACCTCTTCACAACTTTCTTGATTCAACTTCCTCTCAGATGACAAACCGGCTGAATCATCATCAGCAACACAATTTTTTTCCAACGGAAAATCATCATTTGAATGAATAAAAAACTCTTTGACAGTAAAATTTGCAGCCTCAGGTTGATCCAAAATTCGGCTAAAACTCTTTTCCGAGACGAACTCATATTTGTTTGCACTCGAAGAAACCTCACCCCTCTTATCAAAATCACTACTTTCACTAAAATCTCCCTTCAATTCCTCACTAAACTTGCAATCCCAATTTTGATATTGAAACTTGAAAACCAGCTTCGATTTTTCCTCTTCTTCTAGGTCAAAACTCTCACCAtgatcatcatcatcatcatcaacattcATCAAACTAAATTCTATACTTTTTTCACCTTCTAGATTGCTACAACTAGACTCAATTTCATCACTTTCATTCGAAAGAGTATCAGAAAGTGCCTCAAAAAATTCATCATAATAATCCTCTCCATTAGCCTCAACCGACTCAACTCGACGATTATCATCGAAAAACTCACAACCATAACCCATTTCTTCAGAACTACTGAATctgaaaacacaaacaaaatcATAAATAAATCAAACTAAACACTAATGAGCATTGAATATTTAACCATATAACTAAAATTTCCAACGAAAAACTCAATTCCATTACCTAATGAAGCCTTTGGAGAAACCCCAAAACAAAGTTTACATAAAAATTCAATCTTTATATGAAAAAAAACCTCATAGACGCATAAACACAAACGGGTAATCTACAAAAGTCAATTTATGAATGAACAAACAAACAAGTTCATTCCTTTTGAAGCAAAACAGAGGAAACAAAAAACAGAGCAAAGTCatgaaaaaatttgatatgtagTTTGAAAAAAAGTGATTGAAAAACACAAAGAATAAGACATTGCAACAAGAGAGAAAAAGATATACGTACAAACTCACCATGTTTCATATGGTGAATCTGATTCAGCAAGAAGTTGAAGGGTTACCTAATTAGAGAATTTTTGAGAGAGAATGAATTATGAGAAGAAAAGAACATGTGAGCGACTTGTGTTGTGTGATGGATTCATTGGAATGAAGAGTGTTGTTGTTTTGGTGAATGTGATTTGGTTCTAAGAAAGAGAGAATACAAACAAATTTGGGTGAAATTGAAAGATCAAAATTTTGTATAAAAAAAGAAATATCAAATTACGCGTATTCATTTTTGgtaaataatatatattttttgttttaaagGAACTTGTTGAAAATAAGAACAAAAATTATATGAAAAAATTAGGTTGAAAAAGCAATTTTTTTGACTTAAAATAAAGAGTAGACGATATTTAAAAGAATGTTATTGGTATTATATATTTTTGGTTCATAATAACATTACTGTTATATTTAATTATATAACAAGTGTCTTTAGAGTATTTGATATTTCTTTAATgtaatattaattatttattttagATTTATTCTAATTAATACTATTAAAATTATGTAAATAAGATTTTAAAGAattttaaaatgttttttttataatAAGTTATTTTGTGgtatttaataattttttataaaatataaatatattcTGTGGTATTTAATATGTTTTATAAAATATAGATAAATTTTATGATACCTAAATATGATAGTCTAATACTACTTCAATATTAGATGACAAAACGGGTCGGATTTATCGGACCGTTTGACACGTCATTTTTGAAGTGGTTGAGATTTTTGATTCAGTGATTTAAGTTGGTATATCATGTTTAATCTGTTTAAAAATGAGGCGGGAAGGGGTGGGTTTTGCTCGTGGACTTTTTGCTAATTTTATTTTTACTTAAAATGAAAATTACGTAGTGCATTGAGGAGTCTAAACCACTCATGTTTTTATATAGGTGAAAGACTGAACTTTCCCTCTTCTTATATAAATATAATCTTACTATATCCTTCCAAAATCATGTTTCTTTCCATTTATTTCACCGATCGTCGTGTTTATCCCTCCATTCCACCACGTTCTATTTGATCTTCCAAATCACCGCTTTTGTTTTGTTCTTCTTCCTCTCCAAAGACACACATTTAAAGTAAGCTTCAACTCAATCttcatattttttttttatattacATGCACAGTGTGACAAATATTTAAACAACTCAATGAACTTTGTAAAAATAACACATTTACAAATTAGTTTTTGATTTATTGTAGTTCTAGTATATAAATTTGTACTATCATGACTTCAAGACAAACTTCAAAAAAAACTTTGATTATTTTTTTTGATCAGGATATGATTATACCTTTGAAGTGTATGCATATTTACTTGTTAATATTTGGATATTAGATTGATTTTTGACCTTGGTATGCCTATTTTTTGTCAAATAGATTGATTATTGACTTTTCACTAGTAGAAGTTGAGTATCCATCAATCGTTGAtgttttttttttacaaaacTAATGTGTTCCAAAACATTAACACAAACcttgtaaatataatttatttgtGTACAAAacattatttaaaaaaaaattataagcTAGCACCCCTTAACTTATATCACTCTTTTGTtaattttttcttttctatttttgactcatattttattatatattttcttGATTAGAATTTCATTTCAATTTTGCTAATGTGTTAGCTTAATTAAAAATGTCGCCCATCCTCCCGGTTTTGCATAAGATAGCTAATGTGTTTTGATTgttttctatttatttttttgcaatgattgtttttaatttttgGTGTTTTAGTTATATTGAAGAATATGACATTGACATTGAGACTTGTTGAAGTTCTATTATCTATTGTTAAAAAATATCTTTTGTCAATCTCTTTGgtaataattaaaaaatttataaatTATGTAGTAAATCAAACTGTAAAAAAAAGTTTGGTGGATCGGCACGCTAACTTGTTTAGTAAATGGGTAATAAAAAAAGAAGTTGTCGCCTTTATACCCATTACAGCAAGAGACACTACCAATTACTATTCGGTGTTTACCGACCATATTATATGCCTTAATTGGGTTGGAGTGGGTTCCATTTCCCTGTGAATATAAAGCTTAACACAAACCCTAATTATTCAATTATAATCCTAAAACACATAGAGTTATGATCATAACACAACACTAGAAGAACCCGTTTAGCACCCACATATACACACCATGATATTGTTCATTATATGCTGCTAGCAAGATCCATCATACACCCAATTATCAAGAACATTAGTCGAGTAAACACAGTTCCTTGACCATATAATAATTAAGACTATGGCACAAACTCAACACCAACCCAAGGAAAGCAAGTCTCAACTTAATTCAGGCCATTGTGCATGACTTACACGTCAAAAGAATGTCTTGAACACCTAGGCTCAAGATATCCAATGTGAGATAATCACATAGAAGGATATCAATGATAAGTTAGAGGACACTCGACCTTTGTGTGATGAGAAATGGGACACCCATCTCCCCAAAAAAACATTAAACACTCCCATTTGAATGCCTTTGACGAAAATAAGAACCTTGGAGAACATTTGTCCTTAATCAACATGCATATGACCATTATCTGCACAACAAAACCACTAAGTGTAAGCTCCTATCAAGTAATCTAAATTATGATGTGCTTCAGCGGTACATGAACTTACCTTCATAGTACATCATTAGATTCTCTAACTTCCCTTGAAAGTTAGGTCACCCTTTTTCTAAAAGCAAGCATTATAAGGTGACTATGAAGGGCCTCATCAACATTCACCAAGGTCACTAAGAGATCTTTAAATACCACCTTATATGATTTATTGAAGCCAATATAAGGGTTGCTAACCCAAACTAGAAGATATCCTTAAGAGTATTCTACAACGAGTTGAAGACTGAACACTAGGCATGGCAACAAAATTTCCACCACGAGTACCTTCCCAAACTCATCCCGAGTTTAACGGGGAAATCCGCATTAACTGGGTTCAGATTTGGATTCGGGGTTTCTCTGATTTCAAAAGATGGAGACATGACGAGTAATAGAGAAACTAATACCTAACTCGAACCCATCTCCAAACCCTCCTCGTTTATATCAAGATTACaaataattatatttaattaGAAACCCTTAAATCATATTTTTTTCACTCTCCCACTTCTCACTATTTGATTTTGATAATATGGAAATTTGGTTTTGATAATTTAGAGATTAGTTGTTTGGTAAATGTATTGATATTTTGGTTTATACCTTATTATTTAAAGTAATATTGGAAATTTGTAGGATTGTTTTACTTTATTATTATGAATATATGTTAATGTTTGTTAGGGTTCAATACATGTTATGGGTTCTGGGTGGATTATGGGTTCAAGGTAGGTTATGGTTTATGAAAAGATACCATTTTATTAAATAATGATTAGACTGTGGGATGTGGACAAAACAGGAATACCCAAACTTGTTTGATACGAGtttaaaattaaatttttcattcatgttgagGATCACCATAGTGAACAAGTATATATCAAGGAGTCTGGTTTATGGACAGGGAAGGTAAATTATGTCCCCACCCCCATTGTCATGCATATTGGGCACTTCAATGAATCGTTAATAGAAAAACTAGTCACTAGAATGAATGAGGTTATGAAGTGTGTTGAATGTTACATAAAAGGATAACAAAAAATAATTTTGAGAAAAAAGTAGAGATACAAAATATAGGGCTCATGGTCTACTTTTTTCTCAAAATTAATTTTTGTTATCCTTTTATGTAACATTCAACACACTTCATGAAGATGCCCAATGGTAATTGAAGTCCGTATCTTTATATTGGACGTGAATAAAGTTTTTATTGAGCTTGTAAGTTCAATCAACATTTTATTAAGGGATGCTTTTGTAGACTTTCAACTCACCCCTAGCGAGACTCGATATGTACAGAGCAAGCATGGTTGGATTCTTGGGTGAATAGGTGAACATGAATGGTCATATCACCCTGAATACCACATTTAGGCACATAATAAATGATAAGATAGTGAAAGAGCGCTATCTAATAATCAATGTTCCCTTCTCATCTTACAACATTATCATTAGTTATCCATCTTTCAATTTATTATGGGTAGCATTGTCCACGTCGTACTTAACATTGAATTATCCCTTAGACAATTGGGATGTCAATATAGTAAGAGGCGATCAAGAGGTATCTAAATGGTGTTCCCAATATAGTTTGAAGCTAAAATCCTCAAAGACCAAATACATCCCATATGATTCTAATCAACCTTGTGGATGTTAACTTCGCACAAAGTAAGGTCAACATGGACCCCCCATAAGAATACTTCAAAGAAACAAAGGTGTCCCCGTACTTAACAATTGAAAGCGGTCCATCTCATGGAACATCCCCATCAAGTAACCAACCTAGGGACTTCTTTGGAGGAGGAACATCCCCATCAAGttgtgaagacatgacttctcaaatgttttgatgacgacaaacttctctacaagtctaagattgattaacaaaaaggattgatcaagattcaagctcatgaaggaagttttcaactaaatgatcaagtctcgatgaaactcatgaagattcgtatttcaaatgaataggtataacacttgacctctagatgattatacaagtgttcaaaacatgtctcattcatgccataatcattgaaagtaattttatgcatcaaagaaatcataacacttcatcttttaagttatttttcaaatctgggatgaagtaaccgattatccattttaaggtaatcgattactctgtgaaaaattcaaatatttttgcacgttggatgcaagtaaccgattacccatattaaggtaatcgattaccactgaaccagaggcaaaaatcagtgcatctcttcatggaaacttttctattttatttaccatgaaccatggcatcctctgggtaattgcatccatttgaggaggtgtttagacaacatatatacatcattttttcagattttaaattcacctccttgcaaaaatttcaaatcaattactcatattctttcaaacattttttaagtgttcttcaaaattttcttaagagtgaaaccttgcataaaccttctttttaagcatcatagtttcattccatacaaagaacacttgtataattattgtgagaattaagtgttacaaaggagaagatcaattgataaattgatatacttcaaattttcaactatttcatcttctacaaaaattcagaattgtatctcttgattacaacttatttttaggattgttaataataagtttgtaaggttttatccttgctatccggtgtgtggatgcaaaaggtccttttgtgagaatttgagtctcgattggactttaaacattataaatccaagaggattgttcttggtgtgttagaattagatagaaaggccttaaggtgtcttgtctaggaatctaacattatagtgaattctctttcgtgttgaaaggggagtggagtactctcgatctgtgaggggaaccactatacatcgtggtgttctttactttccgcactttaccgcttttcatcacataagcatctcaagaaagtaaaaaTCAATAAACCATAAAAAATCCGGAAAATCGTCTAAGTACCTCATTCACtcccctctaaggcactccttaaacttacacAAGTAACCAACCTAGGGACTTCTTTGGAGGAGGAACATAAAAGATTCACCATATCATTACTAAGAAAAAACATTGACTTCTTTTATTAGATACCATCTGACATAAAGAATAAAGAAAGTGTTGTT encodes:
- the LOC127128543 gene encoding uncharacterized protein LOC127128543 isoform X2; this translates as MGYGCEFFDDNRRVESVEANGEDYYDEFFEALSDTLSNESDEIESSCSNLEGEKSIEFSLMNVDDDDDDHGESFDLEEEEKSKLVFKFQYQNWDCKFSEELKGDFSESSDFDKRGEVSSSANKYEFVSEKSFSRILDQPEAANFTVKEFFIHSNDDFPLEKNCVADDDSAGLSSERKLNQESCEEVVDEKILDSFSERLPHVEEVSEKLEPTSLSYERKLNEEICEEVGNGKVLDSFSEKLLVEEVSEKLEPAGLSPERKLNGECCEEVVDEKILDSFAEKVYVEEVSEKLESACLSSERKLNQDDCEEVVNGKILDSFSGKMNVEEMSEKLKNSEPYERNFLLDDDFICSSSDTDSTSSLESGFLSDTDFGTTTEHDTLGNNEESVEDLDFKDDKSLESLDFGYEPDDFAEEDEDIMNELGKLEEEIKQEQSAKQNSKSVTAFDLEESNRFDTLWEHQDLIEQLKMELKKVKATGLPTIFEDAESPRIMEDLKPWKIDEKFQHGSSTTNELPKFYRSYRERMRKFDILNYQKMYALGLMKLKDPLQSFSVHKKSSSTITSLFKRNKEIDADPMKKFIRELYSDLEMVYVGHLCLSWEFLHWEYEKALKIWENDQYGFRRFNEVAGEFQQFQVLLQRFIENEPFQCPRVENYARNRCAMKNLLQVPVIREDKGKDKKKLRKKEVDNDAITSDMLVEILEESIRTIWRFIRGDKDASNLTIKSLKEHHVELQDPADSQLLVEILTDLQKKEKRLREILRSGSCILKKFKKHNEEETDPVLYFFSQVDMKLVWRVLNMSRITTDQLGWCRSKLNNINFVNKRIHVESSFLLFPT
- the LOC127128543 gene encoding uncharacterized protein LOC127128543 isoform X1; this translates as MFFSSHNSFSLKNSLIRFSSSEEMGYGCEFFDDNRRVESVEANGEDYYDEFFEALSDTLSNESDEIESSCSNLEGEKSIEFSLMNVDDDDDDHGESFDLEEEEKSKLVFKFQYQNWDCKFSEELKGDFSESSDFDKRGEVSSSANKYEFVSEKSFSRILDQPEAANFTVKEFFIHSNDDFPLEKNCVADDDSAGLSSERKLNQESCEEVVDEKILDSFSERLPHVEEVSEKLEPTSLSYERKLNEEICEEVGNGKVLDSFSEKLLVEEVSEKLEPAGLSPERKLNGECCEEVVDEKILDSFAEKVYVEEVSEKLESACLSSERKLNQDDCEEVVNGKILDSFSGKMNVEEMSEKLKNSEPYERNFLLDDDFICSSSDTDSTSSLESGFLSDTDFGTTTEHDTLGNNEESVEDLDFKDDKSLESLDFGYEPDDFAEEDEDIMNELGKLEEEIKQEQSAKQNSKSVTAFDLEESNRFDTLWEHQDLIEQLKMELKKVKATGLPTIFEDAESPRIMEDLKPWKIDEKFQHGSSTTNELPKFYRSYRERMRKFDILNYQKMYALGLMKLKDPLQSFSVHKKSSSTITSLFKRNKEIDADPMKKFIRELYSDLEMVYVGHLCLSWEFLHWEYEKALKIWENDQYGFRRFNEVAGEFQQFQVLLQRFIENEPFQCPRVENYARNRCAMKNLLQVPVIREDKGKDKKKLRKKEVDNDAITSDMLVEILEESIRTIWRFIRGDKDASNLTIKSLKEHHVELQDPADSQLLVEILTDLQKKEKRLREILRSGSCILKKFKKHNEEETDPVLYFFSQVDMKLVWRVLNMSRITTDQLGWCRSKLNNINFVNKRIHVESSFLLFPT